A single region of the Halorussus gelatinilyticus genome encodes:
- a CDS encoding peroxiredoxin, translating into MTLETDANAPTVEATDQHGETNYLDFSDPTVLYFYPRDDTPGCTTEAEQFDAELESYRDAGVSVFGVSTDDVESHEAFAEKYELRFDLLADPEGEVAEAFDVDASRGAASRTTFVLADGEVKAVYEGVDPDGHAREVLNDMLDAGLVTLE; encoded by the coding sequence ATGACGCTCGAAACGGACGCGAACGCGCCGACGGTCGAAGCGACGGACCAGCACGGCGAGACCAACTACCTCGACTTCTCCGACCCGACCGTGCTGTACTTCTACCCTCGCGACGACACGCCGGGCTGTACCACCGAGGCCGAGCAGTTCGACGCCGAACTGGAGAGCTACCGCGACGCGGGCGTCTCGGTGTTCGGCGTCTCGACCGACGACGTGGAGAGCCACGAGGCGTTCGCCGAGAAGTACGAACTCCGGTTCGACCTGTTGGCCGACCCCGAGGGCGAGGTCGCCGAGGCCTTCGACGTGGACGCCTCGCGCGGCGCGGCGTCTCGCACGACCTTCGTCCTCGCCGACGGCGAGGTCAAGGCGGTCTACGAGGGCGTGGACCCCGACGGCCACGCCCGCGAGGTGCTGAACGACATGCTCGACGCGGGCCTCGTGACGCTGGAGTAG
- a CDS encoding OsmC family protein: MASETIKHGVNLEQYGAFVENMTENPEDAMLRLGARGVAEGRAMHTLAKLDAYSFGGEEIRRETREYTFPLGAHKEVEADAGFVDPADRPEPVEVALAGLTGCINATIGIVAMENDIDLDGLETTVGLDLDPRVLFGVRGVERSDETYDDFTIDVEVSGPGLTDEDAETLREGARRSPVFNLLSGSHEMTPEVRVKDAPSA; the protein is encoded by the coding sequence ATGGCCTCAGAGACCATCAAGCACGGCGTGAATCTGGAACAGTACGGCGCGTTCGTCGAGAACATGACCGAGAACCCCGAGGACGCGATGCTCCGACTCGGCGCGCGCGGCGTCGCGGAGGGACGTGCGATGCACACGCTGGCGAAACTCGACGCGTACAGTTTCGGTGGTGAGGAGATTCGGCGCGAGACCCGCGAGTACACCTTCCCGCTCGGCGCGCACAAGGAAGTGGAAGCCGACGCGGGGTTCGTGGACCCCGCCGACCGGCCGGAACCCGTGGAGGTCGCGCTGGCCGGCCTCACTGGCTGTATCAACGCTACCATCGGCATCGTGGCGATGGAGAACGACATCGACCTCGACGGTCTCGAAACGACGGTCGGCCTCGACCTCGACCCGCGGGTCCTGTTCGGCGTTCGCGGCGTCGAGCGGTCGGACGAGACCTACGACGACTTCACCATCGACGTCGAAGTCAGCGGTCCCGGACTCACCGACGAGGACGCCGAGACGCTTCGAGAGGGCGCGCGTCGCTCCCCGGTGTTCAACCTGCTGTCGGGGTCTCACGAGATGACACCCGAGGTACGCGTGAAGGACGCGCCGTCGGCGTAA
- a CDS encoding DUF7535 family protein, with the protein MSSGGSDETADGGAMPAPVKKIARTVTPPYRGRPDAEMTTIGIAYGLGLVVLLIPLLPFIVVVWVVSKITGFLARKAPTDRLP; encoded by the coding sequence ATGAGTTCTGGGGGTTCCGACGAAACCGCAGACGGAGGAGCGATGCCAGCGCCGGTAAAGAAGATTGCACGGACGGTCACGCCGCCCTACCGCGGACGGCCGGACGCCGAGATGACGACCATCGGCATCGCGTACGGTCTGGGACTGGTCGTCCTACTGATTCCGCTCCTGCCGTTCATCGTGGTCGTCTGGGTCGTCTCGAAGATTACGGGGTTTCTCGCTCGAAAAGCGCCGACGGACAGGCTTCCCTGA
- a CDS encoding ornithine cyclodeaminase family protein gives MDTLLLNQEAVDENTQMADVIRAVEDAFAAYARGDAQMPAKSYIDLPQYNGDFRSMPAYLEADDWDAAGIKWVNVHPDNPEDFDLPTVMGTMVYSNPENAFPLAIMDGTELTMKRTGAAAAVATDHLAVEDATTMGVVGAGVQSYTQLEAISEVRPIEEVVVSDLDEERVADFIDYFEDDFEVRAGSIAEAAQCDVLSTVTPVEDPIVSREDIGEHTHVNAMGADAEGKHELADEILLDAKLVIDDHAQTTHSGEINVPYHEGVLTDDDIYGEVGDIVVGDLAGRTDEDGITVFDSTGLAIQDVAAAHVVYEHADENDNGYPFDLIGTGTQ, from the coding sequence ATGGACACGCTCCTGCTGAATCAGGAAGCCGTAGACGAGAACACCCAGATGGCAGACGTCATCCGGGCAGTCGAGGACGCCTTCGCCGCCTACGCTCGCGGCGACGCTCAGATGCCCGCCAAGTCCTACATCGACCTGCCCCAGTACAACGGGGACTTCCGGTCGATGCCCGCCTACCTCGAGGCCGACGACTGGGACGCCGCCGGCATCAAGTGGGTCAACGTCCACCCCGACAACCCCGAGGACTTCGACCTGCCGACCGTGATGGGCACGATGGTCTACTCGAACCCCGAGAACGCCTTCCCGCTGGCCATCATGGACGGCACCGAACTCACGATGAAGCGGACCGGCGCGGCCGCCGCGGTCGCCACCGACCACCTCGCCGTCGAGGACGCGACGACGATGGGCGTCGTCGGCGCGGGCGTCCAGTCGTACACGCAACTGGAAGCCATCTCGGAGGTCCGCCCCATCGAGGAGGTCGTCGTCAGCGACTTGGACGAGGAGCGCGTCGCCGACTTCATCGACTACTTCGAGGACGACTTCGAGGTTCGCGCGGGGTCCATCGCGGAGGCCGCCCAGTGCGACGTCCTCTCGACGGTCACGCCGGTCGAGGACCCCATCGTCTCGCGCGAGGACATCGGCGAGCACACCCACGTCAACGCGATGGGTGCCGACGCCGAGGGCAAGCACGAACTCGCCGACGAGATTCTGCTCGACGCCAAGTTGGTCATCGACGACCACGCCCAGACCACCCACTCGGGCGAAATCAACGTCCCGTACCACGAGGGCGTCCTGACCGACGACGACATCTACGGCGAGGTCGGCGACATCGTGGTCGGCGACTTGGCGGGCCGGACCGACGAGGACGGCATCACCGTCTTCGACAGTACGGGTCTCGCCATCCAAGACGTGGCCGCGGCCCACGTCGTCTACGAACACGCGGACGAGAACGACAACGGCTACCCGTTCGACCTCATCGGCACCGGAACGCAGTAA
- the thsB gene encoding thermosome subunit beta produces MSQRGQRMQGQPMIVMSDESQRVKDKDAQEHNISAARAVADAVRSTLGPKGMDKMLVDSMGDVTITNDGVTILKEMDIDNPTAEMIIEVAETQEDEAGDGTTTAVAVTGELLKNAEELLEQDIHPTAIIKGFHLASEKAREEINNVAEDVDPDDEDLLRKVAETSMTGKGAELNKEVLSEIIVNAVQQVTVDGTVDLEYVKTETQTGRSSGESELLKGAVISKDPVHDNMPKSAEDADVLLLNEAVEIEETDVDTSVNIEDPDQLQSFLDQEEEQLKQKVDKIVETGADVVFCQKGIDDMAQHYLAKEGILAVRRVKKSDIGFLKEVLGASVVSDLDSASAADLGKGDVTRDDGDELFYVEGEDSHGVTLLLRGSTDHVVDELERGVTDALDVVAQTVSDGRVVSGGGAIEVEIAGRLRDYADSVSGREQLAVEAFADSLELVPRVLAENAGLDSIDTLVDLRSAHESGDERAGLNVHSGEVEDTFDGGVVEPAHAKEQAVSSATEAANLVLKIDDIISAGDLSTDKGDDEAGGPGGAGGMGGMGGMGGAM; encoded by the coding sequence ATGAGTCAGCGAGGACAGCGAATGCAAGGCCAGCCGATGATCGTAATGTCCGATGAATCCCAGCGCGTCAAGGACAAAGACGCACAAGAGCACAACATCAGCGCCGCCCGCGCGGTCGCTGACGCGGTTCGCTCGACCCTCGGACCCAAGGGGATGGACAAGATGCTCGTCGATTCGATGGGCGACGTCACCATCACGAACGACGGCGTGACCATCCTCAAGGAGATGGACATCGACAACCCGACGGCCGAGATGATCATCGAGGTCGCCGAAACCCAAGAGGACGAGGCGGGTGACGGCACCACGACCGCCGTCGCGGTGACGGGCGAACTCCTCAAGAACGCCGAGGAACTCCTCGAACAGGACATCCATCCGACGGCCATCATCAAAGGCTTCCACCTCGCCAGCGAGAAGGCCCGCGAGGAGATCAACAACGTCGCCGAAGACGTCGACCCCGACGACGAAGACCTCCTGCGCAAGGTCGCCGAGACCTCCATGACCGGCAAGGGCGCGGAACTCAACAAGGAAGTCCTCTCGGAGATCATCGTCAACGCGGTCCAGCAGGTCACCGTCGACGGGACGGTGGACCTCGAATACGTCAAGACCGAGACCCAGACCGGTCGCTCCTCGGGCGAGTCGGAACTCCTCAAGGGCGCGGTCATCAGCAAGGACCCGGTCCACGACAACATGCCCAAGAGCGCCGAGGACGCCGACGTCCTCCTGCTCAACGAGGCCGTCGAAATCGAGGAGACCGACGTGGACACCAGCGTCAACATCGAGGACCCCGACCAGCTCCAGAGCTTCCTCGACCAGGAAGAGGAGCAGCTCAAGCAGAAGGTCGATAAGATCGTCGAGACCGGAGCCGACGTCGTCTTCTGCCAGAAGGGCATCGACGACATGGCCCAGCACTACCTCGCCAAAGAGGGCATCCTCGCTGTCCGCCGCGTCAAGAAGAGCGACATCGGCTTCCTCAAGGAAGTCCTCGGCGCGAGCGTCGTCTCGGACCTCGACAGCGCGTCTGCCGCCGACCTCGGCAAGGGCGACGTGACCCGCGACGATGGCGACGAGCTGTTCTACGTCGAAGGCGAGGACAGTCACGGCGTCACCCTCCTGCTCCGCGGTTCGACCGACCACGTGGTCGACGAACTCGAGCGCGGCGTCACCGACGCCCTCGACGTGGTCGCCCAGACCGTCTCGGACGGCCGCGTCGTGTCGGGCGGCGGCGCCATCGAGGTCGAAATCGCCGGGCGTCTCCGCGACTACGCCGACTCCGTCTCCGGCCGCGAACAGCTCGCGGTCGAAGCGTTCGCTGACTCGCTCGAACTCGTCCCGCGCGTCCTCGCCGAGAACGCGGGTCTCGACTCCATCGACACGCTCGTGGACCTGCGCTCGGCCCACGAATCCGGCGACGAGCGTGCCGGCCTGAACGTCCACAGCGGCGAGGTCGAGGACACCTTCGACGGTGGCGTCGTCGAGCCTGCCCACGCCAAAGAGCAGGCCGTCTCCAGTGCCACCGAGGCCGCGAACCTCGTGCTCAAAATCGACGACATCATCTCCGCCGGTGACCTGTCCACCGACAAGGGCGACGACGAGGCAGGCGGACCCGGCGGCGCTGGCGGCATGGGCGGCATGGGCGGCATGGGCGGCGCGATGTAA
- a CDS encoding PstS family phosphate ABC transporter substrate-binding protein gives MTSDNGRQSDDVSRRMFLLASGAGVTTALAGCSGSSKDNSTTESNDDSGNSETATEESMGGETTTETQSSKLDTSMLSAEGSSTVYPISNKGSSYWNSNAPPSDGEYWGSSSEGTVPGWSEIKTDEHLADYFASLYGYETTGQQTNPPFPTTVGLSHSGTGCKSVRDGLVDIGNSSGPITAELGISEKKAKENYVDHVVGRDGQPVVVSKDIWDAGVQKLTGAQIKKIYQNEITNWKEVGGPDKEIYCVGRAEGSGTDTAFRLNMLGSADAPMPGVDTRKGQNQQVKTVVQQNEGAIAYMALAFTGPQVKPIAIEFDGTTYKPDKSAQHTIFDSAYPLNRDLHMYTKKTEQTPSGTDKQEAAFINMFLTKFGQKVFVEDNNYIPLPTKDIEKERNKLPEQV, from the coding sequence ATGACGTCTGATAACGGACGGCAGTCGGACGACGTATCGCGCCGGATGTTCCTGCTCGCGTCTGGTGCAGGTGTCACGACCGCGCTCGCCGGATGTTCCGGGAGTTCGAAAGACAACTCCACCACCGAGTCGAACGACGACTCCGGCAACTCCGAGACCGCGACCGAGGAGTCGATGGGCGGGGAGACCACGACCGAAACCCAGTCCTCCAAACTCGACACCTCGATGCTCAGCGCCGAGGGGTCCTCGACGGTCTACCCCATCTCCAACAAGGGGAGTTCCTACTGGAACTCCAACGCGCCGCCGAGCGACGGCGAGTACTGGGGCTCGTCCAGCGAGGGCACCGTCCCCGGCTGGAGCGAAATCAAGACCGACGAGCACCTCGCCGACTACTTCGCCAGCCTCTACGGCTACGAGACGACGGGCCAGCAGACCAACCCGCCGTTTCCGACCACGGTCGGCCTGAGCCACTCCGGCACCGGGTGTAAGTCCGTCCGCGACGGTCTCGTGGACATCGGCAACTCCTCGGGTCCCATCACGGCCGAACTCGGCATCAGCGAGAAGAAGGCCAAGGAGAACTACGTCGACCACGTCGTCGGCCGCGACGGTCAGCCCGTCGTCGTGAGCAAGGACATCTGGGACGCCGGCGTCCAGAAGCTCACCGGCGCGCAGATCAAGAAGATCTACCAGAACGAGATTACCAACTGGAAGGAAGTCGGCGGTCCCGACAAGGAGATTTACTGCGTCGGCCGCGCGGAGGGGTCGGGTACCGACACCGCGTTCCGTCTCAACATGCTCGGTTCCGCCGACGCCCCGATGCCCGGCGTGGACACCCGGAAGGGCCAGAACCAGCAGGTCAAGACCGTCGTCCAGCAGAACGAGGGCGCCATCGCGTACATGGCGCTGGCGTTCACCGGCCCGCAGGTCAAGCCCATCGCCATCGAGTTCGACGGCACGACCTACAAGCCCGACAAGAGCGCCCAGCACACCATCTTCGACAGCGCGTATCCGCTCAACCGCGACCTCCACATGTACACGAAGAAGACCGAACAGACGCCGAGCGGCACGGACAAGCAGGAGGCCGCGTTCATCAACATGTTCCTGACCAAGTTCGGTCAGAAGGTGTTCGTCGAGGATAACAACTACATCCCGCTTCCGACGAAGGACATCGAGAAAGAGCGCAACAAGCTGCCCGAGCAGGTGTGA
- the pstC gene encoding phosphate ABC transporter permease subunit PstC, which translates to MASVTDADSTEPRGAFRRKLADAREQVEDAENTALVAGAAGSLTLLGTFVGFLVMSPLTVVALLGFVATVAYGWFRHQAVTAHALALVMTVSTLLILGLITVFIFLEAWPAFEYASVELYGIEIPGLRLFTETQWDPVTDKRFSLVPMIHGTVVVTVIATLVAGPLGVAAALFISEVAPPTVREFVKPAVEILAGIPSIVYGFIGFTILSPWASDQFDLVGQGTYLFVGIVVGLMSLPTVVSVAEDALNSVPESMKSGSLALGTTDWQTMSTITLPAAFSGVSAAVLLGVGRAIGETMAATVMLRNSPALPDPIYNVFYGYETLTSLIAARYGSSHGLQFNALFAAGVVLFVTVLFLSVGSQLIERRMEEKLGGDP; encoded by the coding sequence ATGGCATCTGTGACTGACGCTGACTCGACCGAGCCCCGCGGCGCGTTCCGGCGCAAACTGGCCGACGCCCGCGAGCAGGTCGAAGACGCAGAGAACACTGCGCTCGTGGCTGGTGCGGCGGGCTCGCTGACGCTTCTGGGGACGTTCGTCGGCTTCCTCGTGATGTCGCCGCTGACGGTCGTGGCGCTCCTCGGTTTCGTGGCGACCGTGGCGTACGGCTGGTTCCGACACCAAGCGGTGACCGCACACGCACTGGCACTGGTGATGACGGTCTCGACCCTCCTGATTCTGGGACTCATCACGGTGTTCATCTTCCTCGAAGCGTGGCCCGCGTTCGAGTACGCGAGCGTGGAACTGTACGGCATCGAAATCCCCGGTCTCAGGCTGTTCACCGAGACGCAGTGGGACCCAGTGACCGACAAGCGGTTCTCGCTCGTGCCGATGATTCACGGGACCGTCGTGGTGACGGTCATCGCCACGCTCGTCGCCGGACCGCTCGGCGTCGCGGCCGCCCTGTTCATCAGCGAGGTCGCGCCCCCGACCGTCCGCGAGTTCGTCAAGCCCGCGGTCGAGATTCTGGCGGGCATCCCCTCCATCGTCTACGGGTTCATCGGGTTCACCATCCTCAGCCCGTGGGCGAGCGACCAGTTCGACCTCGTGGGACAGGGGACCTACCTCTTCGTCGGTATCGTCGTCGGCCTGATGTCACTGCCGACGGTGGTGTCGGTCGCCGAGGACGCCCTGAACAGCGTGCCCGAGTCGATGAAGAGCGGGTCGCTCGCGCTCGGGACGACCGACTGGCAGACCATGTCCACGATTACCCTGCCGGCGGCGTTCTCGGGCGTCTCGGCCGCGGTCCTGCTGGGCGTCGGTCGCGCCATCGGCGAGACGATGGCCGCGACCGTGATGCTCCGCAACAGCCCCGCGCTCCCGGACCCGATTTACAACGTCTTCTACGGGTACGAGACGCTCACGTCGCTCATCGCGGCCCGGTACGGGAGTTCCCACGGGCTCCAGTTCAACGCGCTGTTCGCGGCCGGGGTCGTCCTCTTCGTGACGGTCCTGTTCCTCAGCGTCGGGTCGCAACTCATCGAGCGACGCATGGAAGAGAAACTCGGAGGTGACCCGTGA
- the pstA gene encoding phosphate ABC transporter permease PstA has protein sequence MSGLTDDDRDALVREGTSVPEMVAASTVGLSALLFALALTAHFELFTMTDAVAGVPMVTALGALLALLAGTILGFGVASRLEYLATEPQTDAGLVAATAFSGIWFVVGGLVGSQTFGLGFVGWLFTGLAAAGLAFAATVVPREDVGSTLPAGALALFAGLVFVTGTIGQDWSWTPNGLRATFFPRFVVPTVVMFCALVLGWSAAKAYGGFGARGRHVGAHVLIYLNASAIIAVLFGLVAFVVAKGVPGLFQGLTLGAGAGPETTIALFGFSHTIVWPVSWPFLMNGVSLLAEVDGVLPAIAGTVWLVVGAVLFAVPLGVGAAVFLSEYADEGRFTELVEIATNGLWSTPSIVYGLFGYAFLIPRFGGQKSLLSGMLTLGFMLLPLVVITGREAMLSVPDEYRDASAALGVTKWETIRSVVLPAALPGIVTGVILGVGRVAGETAPILLTMAGGTFLPGSQTVDVIGGFEFIASPPFVTNPELLQATSALPYQVYALVTAGVGGPLDNPDNFAWGLTLVLLAIVLAFYAIGIATRHYFRKKLYQ, from the coding sequence ATGAGCGGTCTCACCGACGACGACCGAGACGCCCTCGTCCGCGAGGGGACCTCGGTCCCGGAGATGGTCGCGGCCTCGACGGTGGGACTCTCGGCCCTGCTGTTCGCGCTGGCGCTCACCGCCCACTTCGAGCTGTTCACGATGACCGACGCCGTCGCCGGCGTCCCGATGGTAACCGCGCTCGGCGCGCTCCTCGCGCTTCTGGCCGGGACCATCCTCGGCTTCGGCGTCGCGTCGCGCCTCGAATACCTGGCGACCGAACCGCAGACCGACGCCGGACTCGTCGCGGCGACGGCGTTCTCGGGCATCTGGTTCGTCGTCGGCGGACTCGTCGGCTCCCAGACGTTCGGTCTCGGTTTCGTCGGCTGGCTGTTCACCGGGCTCGCCGCGGCCGGTCTCGCGTTCGCCGCGACGGTCGTCCCCCGCGAGGACGTCGGCTCGACGCTGCCTGCGGGCGCGCTCGCGCTGTTCGCCGGTCTCGTCTTCGTGACGGGCACCATCGGCCAAGACTGGTCGTGGACGCCGAACGGACTCCGCGCGACCTTCTTCCCCCGGTTCGTCGTCCCGACCGTCGTCATGTTCTGCGCGCTGGTCCTCGGCTGGTCGGCCGCGAAGGCCTACGGCGGCTTCGGAGCGCGGGGCCGCCACGTCGGCGCGCACGTCCTCATCTATCTCAACGCCTCGGCCATCATCGCGGTGCTGTTCGGTCTCGTCGCGTTCGTCGTCGCCAAGGGCGTCCCCGGTCTCTTCCAAGGACTCACGCTCGGTGCCGGGGCCGGACCGGAGACGACTATCGCGCTGTTCGGCTTCAGCCACACCATCGTCTGGCCGGTCTCGTGGCCGTTCCTCATGAACGGCGTCTCGCTGCTGGCGGAGGTAGACGGCGTCCTCCCGGCCATCGCGGGGACGGTCTGGCTCGTCGTCGGTGCGGTGCTGTTCGCGGTCCCGCTGGGCGTCGGCGCGGCCGTCTTCCTCAGCGAGTACGCCGACGAGGGCCGGTTCACCGAACTCGTCGAAATCGCCACCAACGGGCTGTGGAGTACGCCGAGCATCGTCTACGGGCTGTTCGGCTACGCCTTCCTCATCCCGCGGTTCGGCGGCCAGAAGTCGCTGCTCTCGGGGATGCTCACGCTCGGGTTCATGCTCCTCCCGCTGGTTGTCATCACCGGCCGCGAGGCGATGCTCTCGGTCCCCGACGAGTACCGCGACGCCAGCGCCGCGCTCGGCGTCACGAAGTGGGAGACCATCCGGAGCGTCGTCCTCCCGGCCGCGCTCCCCGGCATCGTCACCGGCGTCATCTTGGGCGTCGGTCGCGTCGCTGGCGAGACCGCGCCCATCCTGCTGACGATGGCCGGCGGCACGTTCCTGCCGGGAAGCCAGACCGTGGACGTCATCGGCGGGTTCGAGTTCATAGCCTCGCCGCCGTTCGTGACGAACCCCGAACTCCTGCAAGCGACCAGCGCGCTCCCCTATCAGGTGTACGCGCTCGTCACGGCGGGCGTCGGCGGCCCGCTCGACAATCCGGACAACTTCGCGTGGGGACTCACGCTGGTCCTGCTCGCTATCGTCCTCGCGTTCTACGCCATCGGCATCGCAACGAGACACTACTTCAGGAAGAAACTCTACCAATGA
- the pstB gene encoding phosphate ABC transporter ATP-binding protein PstB, whose protein sequence is MTESTLDSTSRTESSTDPTPSTEASDSPAMETSESRTETSESPGIASPGIASPGIASPGGASETTTGESEETVQDEWTRYDFEGAPKISVEDLDVFYGDDHALKGVSMDVPENSVTALVGPSGCGKSTFLRCLNRMNDRINAATVEGSVELDGDEIYQDGVNLVELRKRVGMVFQAPNPFPKSIRDNIAYGPRKHGDINDGLLDKLLGRADEDKEDEIVERSLKQAALWEEVSDRLDDNALGLSGGQQQRLCIGRCLAVDPEVILMDEPASALDPIATAKIEDLIDDLSEDYTVVIVTHNMQQAARISDQTAVFLTGGDLVEYGETDQIFENPNSQRVEDYITGKFG, encoded by the coding sequence ATGACAGAGAGTACCCTCGATTCCACGTCACGGACGGAGAGTAGCACCGACCCGACGCCCTCGACGGAGGCGTCCGATTCGCCCGCGATGGAAACGTCCGAGTCCCGGACGGAAACGTCCGAGTCGCCCGGCATCGCGTCGCCCGGCATCGCGTCGCCCGGCATCGCGTCGCCCGGCGGAGCTTCCGAGACCACGACGGGCGAGTCCGAAGAGACCGTTCAGGACGAGTGGACTCGATACGACTTCGAGGGCGCGCCCAAGATTTCGGTCGAGGACTTGGACGTGTTCTACGGCGACGACCACGCGCTCAAGGGCGTCTCGATGGACGTGCCCGAGAACAGCGTCACGGCGCTCGTCGGACCATCCGGGTGCGGGAAATCGACGTTCCTGCGGTGTCTCAACCGCATGAACGACCGTATCAACGCCGCGACCGTCGAGGGGTCGGTCGAACTCGACGGCGACGAAATCTATCAGGACGGCGTGAACCTCGTGGAACTGCGCAAGCGCGTCGGGATGGTCTTCCAAGCTCCCAATCCGTTCCCGAAGTCGATTCGGGACAACATCGCCTACGGGCCGCGCAAGCACGGCGACATCAACGACGGCCTGCTCGACAAACTCCTCGGGCGCGCCGACGAGGACAAGGAAGACGAAATCGTCGAGCGGTCGCTCAAGCAGGCCGCGCTCTGGGAGGAGGTCAGCGACCGACTGGACGACAACGCGCTCGGTCTCTCCGGCGGCCAACAACAGCGCCTCTGCATCGGCCGGTGTCTCGCGGTCGACCCCGAGGTCATCCTGATGGACGAACCCGCCTCGGCGCTCGACCCCATCGCCACCGCCAAAATCGAGGACCTCATCGACGACCTCTCGGAGGATTACACGGTCGTCATCGTCACGCACAACATGCAACAGGCCGCCCGCATCTCCGACCAGACCGCCGTCTTCCTCACCGGCGGCGACCTCGTGGAGTACGGCGAGACCGACCAGATATTCGAGAACCCCAACAGCCAGCGCGTCGAGGACTACATCACCGGGAAGTTCGGATAA
- a CDS encoding phosphate uptake regulator PhoU, whose product MSSSTTDTEISRKVQSVGGSSFTVSLPKEWATDHGLEAGNEVYLYPHEDGTLIVRTCERGAGDPAPEIPVGELSSEKLPWVVYALYVAGEDRFTLRTDGRFTSAERRTITTAGNDLVGLEVADESTDGVTFRTMRRSQRLPIGQTVLNLRYVALSMHRSATSALLDADSDRAGEVLRQPEDVDRQFALVSRCVERRITLPRGPTRPDLDRRTALDYYAISRELDGIASCAERIAGVARELDAPPSGSLESELADYARRSRRVVERAVEATINGRSAETAYDALDQCESLRDDLDLLDPPSVEPSEMDSYYVALLLDALDRTADHGGNIAERALKMALRVE is encoded by the coding sequence ATGAGCAGTTCGACAACGGACACCGAGATTTCCCGCAAAGTTCAGTCCGTCGGCGGCTCGTCGTTCACGGTGTCGCTCCCGAAGGAGTGGGCGACCGACCACGGACTCGAAGCCGGAAACGAGGTCTACCTCTACCCCCACGAGGACGGCACGCTCATCGTCCGGACCTGCGAGCGCGGCGCTGGCGACCCGGCCCCCGAAATCCCGGTCGGCGAGCTATCGAGCGAGAAACTCCCGTGGGTCGTCTACGCCCTCTACGTCGCGGGCGAGGACCGTTTCACGCTTCGAACCGACGGCCGGTTCACCTCCGCGGAGCGCCGGACGATAACCACCGCGGGCAACGACCTCGTCGGACTCGAAGTCGCCGACGAATCGACCGACGGCGTCACCTTCCGGACTATGCGCCGCTCCCAACGGCTCCCCATCGGCCAGACCGTGCTGAACCTCCGGTACGTCGCGCTCTCGATGCACCGGAGCGCCACGAGCGCGCTCCTCGACGCCGATTCGGACCGCGCCGGCGAGGTCCTGCGCCAACCCGAGGACGTGGACCGCCAGTTCGCGCTGGTCAGTCGGTGCGTCGAGCGCCGCATCACTCTCCCCCGCGGGCCGACTCGTCCGGATTTAGACCGCCGGACGGCGCTCGACTACTACGCCATTTCGCGCGAACTCGACGGCATCGCGTCGTGCGCCGAGCGCATCGCCGGCGTCGCCCGAGAACTCGACGCGCCGCCGTCCGGGTCGCTGGAGTCCGAACTGGCCGACTACGCCCGCCGCTCGCGGCGCGTGGTCGAGCGAGCGGTCGAGGCGACCATCAACGGCCGCTCGGCGGAAACCGCCTACGACGCGCTCGACCAGTGCGAGAGTCTCCGAGACGACCTCGACCTACTGGACCCGCCCTCCGTCGAGCCCAGCGAGATGGACTCGTACTACGTCGCGCTCCTACTGGACGCCCTCGACCGGACGGCCGACCACGGCGGGAACATCGCCGAGCGCGCGCTCAAGATGGCGCTTCGCGTGGAGTAG
- a CDS encoding Rid family detoxifying hydrolase: MKRIISTQDAPEAVGAYSQATTNGDMVFTAGQIPMTPDGDLLDDEEIAVQTRQSLENVKAILEEEGLTMQDVLKVTVFLDDIEDFDEMNDAYKEYFQDNPPARSAVEAGNLPKGVGVEIEVIASSE, from the coding sequence ATGAAGCGCATCATCAGCACGCAGGACGCGCCCGAGGCGGTCGGCGCGTACAGTCAGGCGACGACCAACGGCGACATGGTGTTCACCGCGGGCCAGATTCCGATGACGCCCGACGGCGACCTGCTGGACGACGAGGAAATCGCGGTCCAGACGCGCCAGAGCCTCGAAAACGTGAAGGCCATCCTCGAAGAGGAGGGCCTGACGATGCAGGACGTGCTGAAGGTCACGGTGTTCTTGGACGACATCGAGGACTTCGACGAGATGAACGACGCCTACAAGGAGTACTTCCAGGACAATCCGCCCGCCCGGAGCGCGGTCGAGGCGGGCAACCTCCCGAAGGGCGTCGGCGTCGAAATCGAGGTCATCGCGTCCAGCGAGTAA